A window of Mucilaginibacter robiniae genomic DNA:
TACTTACTACAAACAATTTATATTTGTTACCTAGATATTTTAAAGTCTCTTCCAAATCAGGGTATAATGCTCCACCTTTAGTACTTAACATTTCCAGTTCATACCGAGCCGATAAGTTTTTGAATTCATTACGTTTTTCGTTGCTCAGGTAAGGAGTTAATTTTTCAAATATTGCATCGTAGGCCATACCGGCAATGGAGCTTACTACGGCTGGAGTAACATCATCTTTTACATAGCCTAATTCTTCCTTAGCCTTTTGCCAAGCCTCAGCTACGGTGATGGTCGAATCCCACAAGGTTCCATCTAAGTCGAATATAATGCTATCAAATTTATTTTTTAGGTTTGCTTGCATGGTTATTAATTAAGCTGCAAAAATAAACATTAAAGCGGAGTACCTACTCTGGCTTTATAAACTGACAGCCTTGCAACAAAATGGAAGGCTGTAGTGTTAGCTACTTTTAACACATTGATATATACTTATGCATCGTGGTGGAATTATAAAGTTTTTTTTGATACTGGCAGCTATCAGTTTATTGATGGACTGGTACGTTTATCACGGTTTAAGAACGTTATTAGCTGGCTGGTCAAACAACCGTAATAAACAACTGGTATTGTGGGCGTATTGGGTGATAAATGTAGGAGTGTTAATGGTGTTTGTAGCTGGGCTAGGTAGCTTCACTACAGCACGTGGTATGACGCCTTTTCATGAATGGGTACTCAGTATTTTTCTAACTTTTTTGGCAACTAAAATAGTATTTGTTTTGGTGCTGTTTCTAGGTGATGTTTACCGGCTTTTCATTGGCTTGTTAAACACTATTAAACATACTCCACTACAAAATGGACAATCTATATCATCAAGGCGAAGATTTATTAGCGAAGTAGCCGTTCTACTAGCTGCTATTCCGTTTACCTCATTCTTTTATGCCATGTTGCGAGGTAAGTATGATTATCGAGTACATCGCCACACTTTGTTTTTTGATGATTTGCCAGAAGCATTTGATGGTTTTACAATAACTCAGTTGTCCGACATCCATTCAGGAAGCTTTGATAACACAGCAGCTGTTCGAAAGGGTGTTGATCTGGCTCAAGCGCAGAAATCAGATTTATTTGTTTTTACTGGAGATCTGGTAAACAATGTAGCATGGGAGATTGAACCTTACTTAAATCATTTTAGTTCATTAAAGGCACCTTATGGGCAGTTCTCTATCTTGGGTAATCATGATTATGGAGATTATATACAATGGAACAGCCAACAAGAAAAAGAAGCTAACTTGCAAAAGTTAAAAGAACATCATAAAACTTTAGGGTACCGATTATTATTAGATGAAAATATTGAGCTAAATAAAGGAGGAGAAAAGATTGTCCTAATTGGTGTACAGAATTGGGGACGAGGCTTTATACAAATAGGAGATTTAGACAAGGCGCTAAGCAATGTTGATCCGCATTCATTTAAGGTTTTGTTATCGCATGATCCTACTCATTGGGAAGAGAAGGTTCGTTATCATCCTACACAAATACATTTAACATTATCCGGCCATACGCATGGTGCACAATTTGGTGTCGAAGCTGCAGGCTTGCGTTGGAGTCCGGTTCAGTACCGCTACTTAGATTGGGCTGGTTTAGCTAATGAAAACAACCGTTATTTATATGTAAATAGAGGCTTCGGATTCCTAGCTTTCTCAGGTCGATTAGGTATATGGCCGGAAATTACAGTTATTACTTTAAAACGGAAAATAGCATAAAAAAAGGCATCCAAATGGAGGCCTATTTTTTTATGTAGATAAATGATAATGCTTTTAGTACTTAGAAACTAATAGTGTTACTTGTATAGGTCTCTTTGTTGTTTACAGCATAAAATTTTCTTTTGCTTACTACAACTTTGCGTCGTTTACTAATTGTAGATTTACTTGATATAGGCATTTCGGATCCGCTGATTTTAAGTAAATTATTGCCTTCTATAAAAATATTTTCTTCTGTTGGTACACTAATATAGGTATATAAGCGGGTATAACTTCTCTTAATATCATTTACCTGTAAGCTGTCATAATGCAATGACCACCTTAAAGCTTCTTTCAAGTCGCGGTTAGCTAATTTATAATCATGAATATCCATCTTAATAGCAGCCAACTGAACCAGTGTACCTATAATATCATCAACTTTAGTTTGCTGACGTGCCAACGCATTAGCTTGCAAAATAAACCATTTAGCTTGTGCATAAAGGCGTTGCATACGATAAGCTTTGGATAGATTGGTATAGCTGGTTTTTAAACCTGTAGTATCGTCGTTTTTAGAATAAAGGTGCAATGCCAGCATAGAATAGTTAACCGCATTTTCTGCATTGATTCTTTTACTATATCGGTTTGGAGAATTATTTTCATCCAAATAGTAATCAACCATTCGCGTATAAATAGCTGCCTTTGCAGAATCAATAGTGGTAATTTGCAACTGCTGTTTCAAGCTATCTAATCCATTTGCAAAAATGCGACTGGTAAAGCTTAATAGTATGATTGAGAGTACAAATAATCTTTTCATAGTAAACATTTAAAAATGTATTTTAATAAATACAAATAGTATGCCTGTTTACAATAAGAGAGGAAGAGGCTTGTAAATTTTGAATGAAAATTATCTAATTAGCGCTTCGTACCGATATAAAGATTGCTTTATAACTGAACTTTTGCACATGTAATTAAATAGTACAATGCCTGTAATAGCACAAATAACACCAGCTATTACATCGAGTAAATAATGATGGCTATTGTAAACTGCCGAGAACCAAATGCCTATCATTACTGTAGCAAAGAATAGGTTAATCCAGCCTAAACGGTTTTTCAATCCGTAGTAAAGTACAATAACCGGGTAGCTGGAATGTAATGAAGGCATAGCCGCAAATACGTTAGAGCCCTTTGCATAGATGGATTTAAATATACCCGCATGGAGATGTCGGTCAAATCGGGCTAAGCCAGCTGTATTACCTGCAGTTAGTTTAATGAAGTGAAAGCCATGATATTGTACATACCAAGGCGGGGCTGCGGGATATGCATAATAAACAATAAAGCCCAGCAGATTAACGAATACGAAAGTGAGTGAAAAACGCAAAAATTGATCACGGTTTACAAAAAACATGTAAGACGCAAAAGCTAACGGAACAGGTATCCAGCATAAATAAAATATACCAGTAATAATATCTAAAAAGGTAAAACCGTAAATGCTCCAGTACTCATTAGGTGTTAATATCTTGCCACCAATATGTAAACCAAACCAATGTTTTTCCAGATTATACAGGCCAGCAATATGAACCGGATTGTAATTGTAATTAGGAAAAGCCTTCATGTAATCGAATATGATCCAATACACAATGAAGATGGAAAAGCCTAAAATGAATTTACGAGTAATAGTTGAAGCAAAGAAAGCGCAGCAGAATATACCTGCCAACACCAACTGATCTGACTTAAATCCAACTAAAAAATAAGAGATAATTAAATAGGCTAAAGCTGCGCCAAGGGCACTTAGCGCAGCTGTTAAAGTTAGGGAAGTACTTTTACTAACCCCCGAACTCATTTCACTTTTACTTTTTTAACAAAGTCTGATTGGAATATTTTGTCCCAGAAAGGGGAGCTAACACCATATCCTTTCTGTGGGTCTTGATAATGATGCAACATATGATGTTGTTTAATGGCTTTCCATAAACCACCTTTAAAGTTAAAGTGATGAATGGCATAATGTGTCATATCGTACACCAGATAACCTAACAAGAATCCCGCAAAAAAAGGATAAATGTAAGTGGCCGGTAATGCAGCATTAAACAAAAAATACAAAATTAAAGCCATTGGGATGCTGGCTGATGGTGGCATCACTAATCGCTTGGCATCGCTTGGGTAATCATGGTGTACACCATGAAAAATGAAGTGTAAACGTAAAGCCCAATCAGCTTTAGGTACAAAATGGAAAACGTATCGGTGCAGCACGTATTCTGCCAATGTCCAAAACATTAATCCTGCTATAAACATACCTACAACGCCAAGAATTGTAAGTGTACTTTTTGCAACTGCTAAATAAAGCAAGTAGCTAATAACAGGCACATAAACATATAGGGGTACAGTGAAGTGAACCTTAGATAATTTTTCTAACAAGTCACTCTTAAACATCCTTACGGATTCACTAGAATTAGATACAAAGTTCTTCATCACTAATCAGGGTTTGAAACGCTCAATATATTCTTTTCCGGTAGATTGGTCTGTCCCTCTTAATTCTACAAATAAAACTTTAGGAACCCAGAACGATCCTCCTTCAATTTTAACAAAAACACGATTCAGAATCAATAGCCTTTGAGAAATCGTTGCGAAGATATGATATTTACCGTCTGTACCTTTCATTAAGGTAAGGGGATATTTTTTATATGACACAAAACGGATATCATATTTACCATTACCCAAAGATTTGGTATTAAGGCCATAGGCAAACTTTCGTTGTATATAGCTCAAATCAGCTTTTTGCCCTTGTTCATGATAACGTATCCAATACGCGTGTATCGGTTCATCCTCATTGGGCTGGCCATTACTGCTCATGTTCAATTCATAAACAATGGTGTTCGCATTAGGCGTACGTTGTACATAAAATAAGCGATTTACACTAACCGGTAAAGCTGGATAGGGGTTACCCGGTAGCTGAAACAGGTTCTTCACAGTATCAGCAGGAGTAGAAAAAGTAGGTAGGTTGGATAAAGGCTTTGCTGTAGTAAGTATACTCACTGCCAGCAGACAAATTCCGGATAATATTGCTCTTTTTTTAATCATTACGTTTACAAATATTATTTTTCAGCCTGCTGAATATTCTTTTTGGCATCCATTAATCGGTTAAAAGCTGTTATGTTGGTTAACACGGCTAAAACAGCTATAGGTATTGTAAATACCGACATCGGCTCAAAAATGTGAAATGGAATACCTGGCACATACAGTTTGTAATTTCCGCCAACATAGCTGGCAGTTACCCCACATAATATAGCGAATAAGCCAATAGTTACTACACGTTCTGGGCGTTGCATTAAGCCACCTTTGCATTCTATACCTAAGCCTTCTGCACGAGCACGTACATAACTTACCATCATAGAACCAATAAGTGCTATAAATGCAAAAATTGAGCTTAAAAAGTAATGGTTATAAACCAGGTAATAGCAAATGCCAAAAAACATAATTAGTTCGCTGTAGCGGTCTAAAACGGAATCAAACAAAGCGCCAAAAACTGATTTCATGTTTCCCAAGCGAGCTACTTGTCCATCCAACATATCAAACAAACCTGCAAATAAAAGCAGGCCTCCTGCCCATGCTACCGATGATAAATCATTACGCTTTTTTTGTTCAGCGCCGAAAATAAAAACAAATGCAACACCAATATTTAATATAAAGCCAATTAAAGTAACCGCATTAGGTGTTAAACCTATCCTGATCAAAACCTTAACAAAAGGATCAATAATTTTATATATACCTAATTGTAAGTTAGTACGCAACGATGTTTGTTGTGCCATATTCAAAAAAAGATGTGCAGTTGATTTATGTACGCAAAAATAGTTAAAATATAAATTGTACGCGTGTCCGGATTCCCCATTCTGCAACATGTGCATGATCAAGGTAGTTGAAGCGATGTACCAAGTCAACCCTTAACACTTTAAAGATATTTTCAATACCTACACTGCCTTCTACATAAGGTTTGTTACCTAACGAGTAGGTAATTGGGGTACCATCCAACTCTTTAGGGAACTGGTATAATTCTGGATGGATGTTAGGATCATTTTCACTTCTCAAGCCGCCCCACAAAGCTTTTACAGATGCTGTTTCACGCCATTTCAATCTTTTAAATAATGGAATGCGATTAAAGAAGTAACCATTAAAATGCTGGTCGATGTTGATGCTTTCGTAGTGATCATTGGCGAACTCCAGAAAGTTCATTAAATTATAAGAAAGCAAATCATAAGCATATGTTTGATTGGCACGCGGAATAGTTAACAAAGGGTACGGTACCTGACCAATAATGCGTCCTGCATCTAGGTAAACGTCTGCATAGCCAAATCGACCTAAATAGGCATGCTTGTAAATATCTAGATTTAAATTATGATAGTTGTATTCACTACCTAACAATCCTTTTATTCCTGCTGTGTAGTCGAAAGTAAATATTGGATATTTATTTAAAAATTGCGTTCTGTATATTTTACCTTGATAAAACTCTTCGTGTGGTGCATAGCGTAATTGCACATGTGCTTGTGTAGTAGTCAAGTTATTAATTTGGTGATTAACCCCATTTACTTGATTGATAAAATATAATGAGCCTGCTGGTGTTTGCGTCCACTTACGGAAGCCTAGTGAATAGGAAAAATGGTTCTCAAACTCACGTACATAGTCAATTCGATAATTATCATTGTATAAATATTTATCGTTTGTTCCACGCTTGAAAGAAAGAAGAAAATTATCTTCCTGAACGAATTGCAAGTTTAAACCAGGGATCTGAGTATCTCTTTGGAAACTTGCTCTAATATAATTTTGAGGGAACCTATAAATTGATTTTGCATTAAAGGAGTAAGTACCTGCCAGAAAAAATTTCCATTTCTCATCCTTAAAGCCATATGCACCATAAGTTTCCAGATAGTAGCGCTTACTGAGCTCAGGCGTGGTACGGCCACCTAAGCGCAACTTAAAACCTTCAACCGGGTTAAAGCTGTAAAAGGTATTAGCTGGACCAATTTCAAATTTGCCAAATGATTTATAACCAGCTACCAACAACGTAGCTATATCTACCGTACGGCGATAAGAAGGCATCTTGTGCAAACTATCAACGTTGGTATATACCTTGGCTTGCACATTGTTTAAGGTATCCAATCGGTTTTGTTCCCAAAACTGCTCACTCCGATGTTTTACATCATCAGAGACTATTCCCTCCAGACCCGTGTATGTAGTATCAGGTTTGGCTTGATTAACCAAATAGTTTTTATATGTAATTGTACGTTGCCCGAACATGCCGCCTTTACCTGATTTACGTACCCCAAAATCGGCCAAAGTATTACTTCTACTCAGGTGGTAACGCCCATCCGGATTTTTTTCGAAATCCAGATTAATGTGCATCTCTTTAACCCAGTTCAGATTAATTTTCCGGTTAATAGTAAGGTTAGCTTTTTGTACGGCGTAGTTACCATCTAACGTTATGTAAATTTCACCTTCAAAAAGAATGTCGTTGGTGTTACGAGGGGTAAAACTTAGTTCAATCAGCTTAGTATTATTTACTACTACAGTATCGGTTATAAAAAATTTATATAGGTTAGGCGCATTGTCTGATATTGGACTTAAAAATTCGTTAGTTACTAGTACGGCACTATTAGCATAAATATCTACATTCTGGTATAAATGTTTGAAATAAACAGTTATACCTTCATTATCAACCATGCCGCCAAAGTTTACACCTTTCTGCCCCAATACAATAGTTCTGCTTTTTTCAGGGTTCTTCCGGTAGTAATATTGTGATAGTTTTTCATCAATGTAAATGGGGAGCAGGTTTTTACCAGGTAGGGTAGTAGTATCGCGATTGTCTAGTAAAAATTTATATTTACGAAAGAACTTTTTATCTGATAATGTAGGAGAAACATTAATAAAAGAGAATGTCATTCGATCATACTCTTTATATTCTACATAATTATAACTTTCCGGACGGTTTTTTTCTTTGTTCTCAATTACCTTTCTAATTAGCGCTACTGCCGGATTATCACGATTAGTGTACCTAGGCTTTTTACCAGAGCGTACCACTACATCTTTCAATTGCTTACTATCTGCAACTAAACGAATATTGATATCTTGTTCCTTACCAGGTGTAATTGGTAGTGTAACTGCTTTATAACCTACAAAGGAAGCTTGTACTTGGTTATAAGGCTTTTCAGACCTAATAACAAATTTCCCCGCATCATTAGTACTTACGCCAATGGTACTGCCGGGAAAACTTATGGTTACATAGGATAAAGGCTGTTTATTGGCAGCATCTACTACAGTTCCCCTAACTACAGTAGTTTGCCCTAAAGTGATAGAAATTGAAAAAACGCCAGCAATTAACGTAAGCAGGAAAGGAATATATTTTTTTAAGTGCATTTAAGCTAATTAGTGTGATTAGTAATTATACAAGGGTAAACGTTTCAGCAATGTTTTAATTTTAAATGCATTGATTAAGTATCCTTCGAATAAGAATATCTTAATACAATATCAAGAATTTTAAAAATGTGTTACGTAAATACTTATTACTAATGTTTGAATTACTTGCCAAAAATAAGGAATAGTATTGTAGATAGTGTTGTTACATCGTAAAAATCAATCAAATGATTGATTAATTTTTGTGATGTATTTCATAAAAAAAGGCTGCTATGAATAATAGCAGCCTTTTTTTATGTTGATGTATACTTTACAGCAGTTCAACTAAATCTTGATAATAATCAAGGCCCAAATGAGTTATTAAATCTTCGCCCATCATATGGCGTAATGTATTTTGCAGTTTCATCAACTGTTTGAAAATATCATGTTCTGGACGTAAGCCTGGGGCAGTTTGTGGCGATTTCAGGTAGAATGACAACCATTCTTGAATGCCGCTCATGCCAGCACGTTTAGCTAAGTCAACAAATAAAGCTAAATCTAATGCTACGGGTGCTGCTAATATAGAGTCGCGGCACAGGAAGTTAACTTTGATTTGCATTTGGTAACCTAACCAGCCGAAAATATCAATATTGTCCCAGCTTTCTTTGTTATCACCATGTGGTGGATAGTAGTTAATACGAACTTTATGGTATAAGTCACCATACAGTTCAGGATTTTCTTCTGGTTGAAAAATGTCTTCTAACACACTTAGTTTTGAAACCTCTTTGGTTTTAAAGTTATCCGGATCATCCAGTACTAAGCCATCACGGTTACCCAAAATGTTAGTTGAAAACCAACCTTTTACACCTAAAGCACGTGCTGCTAAGCCAGGAGCCAAGATAGTTTTCATCAGGGTTTGTCCAGTTTTGAAATCTTTACCAGCTATAGGAGTTTCAGTTTGTTTGGCCAACTCTACTAACGCTGGAATATCAATAGTCAGGTTAGGTGCACCATTTACGTATGGAATGCCTAATTTTAATGCGGCATAAGCATACAACATGCTTGGCGAAATACGCTTGTCATCATCCTGTAAAGCCTGCTCAAATATTTCAATGCTTTGGTGAATGTCTGATTCTTCAAAGTAAACCTCTGTTGAACCACACCACAAAACAACAATACGATCGCAATTTTTTTCTTCCTGAAAAGTTTCGATGTCTTGCATTAAAGCTTGTGCCATTTCATAACGGGTACCTTCTTTTACGTTTGTACCATCTAAATTTTTAGCATAGCTTTTATCGAATGCTGCAGTCATGGGAACAATAGCTTCCAATTCAGCTTTAACCGAGTTTAACAAGCCTGGCTCCAAAACTTTGGCTTTCATGGCCGCATCATAAACATTATCGGCATATACGTCCCAACCGCCAAATACTACATCATTCAGGTTAGCCAGAGGCACGAAATCTTTAATTTTAGGATAACGGTTTTCTGTTCTTTTGCCTAAACGTATGTTGCCCATTTGGGTAAGTGCACCTATAGGTTGAGAAAGGCCCTTATTTACTGCTTCAACACCAGCAATTAAGGTAGTAGCTACTGCTCCTAAGCCAGGAATCAGTATGCCTAGTTTGCCGTTGGCAGGTTTAACATTGTTTTCCATTTTACTATTTATCGGTTATTTAAAACATTCAGGCTTTGGCATTAGGGTTAGTTAATGCTGAAAACCTTATATTGATTTTTCGTAAATCCTGTACTTCTTGTAAGGCTCACCATTAATCGCTTGAATAGCATTGTTGATTAAATCGTTATTTTCAAGCGTCCAAGAGGCTTCGGCATATTTAAGTCCTTTGCGACGGTATTCTTTAATAATAGTTCCGTATAGGCAGGCTTCAATACCCATTTTTCGATAACCTTCTACTACGCCCAATATCATGATGCGTATGCCTTGAATTTTGCTTTTACCTAGCAGTAACTTGAAAATGCCAGTTGGCAGTAAGCGACCTTTTTTAATTTTTATAAGCACTTGGTTCAGGTCGGGAACAGCTAAACCTACACCTACAACTTTGCCTTCTTGTTCTGCTATAATACAAAAATCAGGATCTACCAACATTTTTAAATCTTTGGCTAGGTAGTCAAATTCGGCTTTGGTCATGGGTACAAACAAGGTGTTCTTTTCCCAAGCCGAATTATAAACTTCAGCAATTTTATCTGCTTCCTGCTTGTAATTCTTCATGTTGATTTTGCGGATAACAATGTTATTGCGTTTTAAGCGCTCTTGTAGCTTATCCAACAATTTCATTGACCGGTCATCATAGCCTTCTGCACCAAAGCGCCAGGCTATTAAATCAACCTTTTTGTGTAAACCTGCTTTTTCAAGTAGAGCAGGATAGTAAGAGGCATTATAGGTCATCATTACCACTGGTGGCGAATCAAAACCTTCAATCAACAAACCTGTGGTTTCGTTTGTTGAGAAGTTCATTGGCCCAATCATGTTGGTTAAGCCTTTCTGCTTAAGCCATTGGGTAGCAGTTTCAAAAAGTAGTTTAGCTACATCAGCATCATTTATACAGTCAAAAAAACCAAAAAAGCCATCATTGGCTTCATTGTATTTGTTATGATTGTTGTTTAAAATGGCTGCAATACGACCTGCAATTTTATTATCGTTATAAGCCAAAAAGCATTGAAGTGATGAATGCTCAAAAAAGGGGTGAGTGGTTAATAAATCGCGTTGGGCGATAAATAACTCGGGCACATAATTTGGATCGTTTTTATACAAATCATGTGGAAAATCTATAAAGGCGGCAAGTTCTTTTTTAGAACTTACCGCAACTATTTGTGTCATATTTTTTCTTTAACGGCGTCAACACCCACTTTCTTAAATACCATTGCCATCTTCTCAACAGCTTCTTCAATTTGGCTAAAGGTATGGGTAGCCATTAACGAGAAGCGAATTAGAGTAGAATCTGATGGAACTGCAGGAGAAACTACAGGGTTAACAAATATTCCGGCCTCTTGCAGGTATTTGGTAACCAAGAAGGTTTTCTCATTATCACGAATATAAATTGGTAATATAGGGCTTTCAGATGGACCAATATTGAAGCCTTCTTCCTGCATTAACTTGGTAGCGTAATTAGTATTATCCCATAAGCGATCAATACGTTCAGGTTCAGCCTCAATAATATCTAAAGCTGCAATAACACTGGCTACCGTAGCTGGAGGCATACTGGCGCTAAATATAAGCGAACGGGCATGGTGTTTTAGATAATCGATTGTAGCATAATCAGCTGCAATAAATCCACCTAAGGAAGCTAATGATTTACTGAAAGTACCCATAATCAGGTCAACATCATCAGTTAAACCAAAATGTGAGGCAGTACCAGCTCCTTTTTTACCAATTACACCAAAACTGTGTGCATCATCTACCATGATATTGGCACCATACTGATCGGCAAGGTTTACTATTTCAGGTAATTTGGCAATATCGCCTTCCATACTGAAAATACCATCAACCGCAATCAATTTTACAGCTTCTTCAGGTAACAAGCTTAGCTTGCGCTGAAGGTCATTCATATCATTATGTGCAAATTTGATTACGCGAGAAAATGATAAACGGCTACCATCAATAATTGATGCGTGATCGTACTCATCTAATATTAAATAATCATTACGTCCGGTAATAGCAGATAGTACACCCAGATTAACCTGAAAACCTGTGCTGAATAATACAGCAGCTTCTTTACCTACATACGCAGCTAAACGATTTTCCAGTTCCACATGGATATCCAGCGTACCATTTAAAAACCGAGAACCTGCACAACCAGTACCATATTTATCAATAGCTTTTTTTGACGCTTCTTTAATTTTAGGATGGCTTGTTAAACCTAAATAAGAGTTGGAACCAAACATCAGTACACGTTTGCCATCAATTATAACTTCAGTATCCTGCCCTGATTCTATTGGCCTGAAATAAGGATATACTCCGTTTTTTCTGGCCTCATCAGCTGCTGTAAACTGAGCAATCTTATCATGTAGTTTTTTACCCATGTATTAACTCTGCTTAAAATTTTTGTAAAAATACCATCTAAAACCAAATAACTTATATTTAGTATGTAAATTTTTTAAATACCGGTATTCAGGTTTAATATGTATCTATCCGGCAAATTAATTAAATTATTTGTATATGTAGTATCATCTCAATTTAAAATATGAAATTTCATAAACAATCTACAAGTTTGAATGTAAAAACAGGTGTCAGTTTAATTCGCTCCTTTATATTATACTTATTGACAAGGATGTGTATAAGAAATTTTACAAATTCTTGCACTTTTTCCATCATCAATTTACAAAACTAATATTGGCTATTTGCGTTCTTTGCAAACGCATGTAAGTGCTTATGAAAAAAAAATACTTTCATTATATTTCTATTATAGTAATGTTTCCATTGGGTTTGTTAGCTCAAACTCGTCGAGACACGGTTTCCGAATTACTTACTTTACAGCAATGCGTTGATTTCGCATTGCGTAACCAGCCAGCCGTAAAACAGGCTTTAATTGACGAAAGCATTAATGAACGTGATATACGTATTAGCTTGTCGGCCTGGTTGCCTCAGCTTTCTACTGCTGACAGCTACCAGCGGTATTTTCAACGTGCGGCCACTATTTCATCTACAGGAGTGGGTACTACGGGTAGCACAACCAGTACTAGTGGAGGAACTAATACGGGCAATAACGGTGGTACTACCAATAACAATACAGGTACTGGCACTGGCACTGGAACTAATGGTACTACAGGTAATACAACAAACTCACAACAACAATCAGTGATTGCTGCAGCACGAAATGTATCAAGTGTTGCTCTTCAAGCTACACAGGTCATCTATAATAATGATGTATTATTGGCATCCAGGGCATCAAAGTATTCAAGAGAATATTACCGTCAGAATTCATACAGTGCTCAAATCAATGTAGTAACGGATGTTAGCAAAGCCTTTTTTGATGTACTACTATCACAAAAGCAGTTAAATATATTGAATGAAGACATCGCTCGTTTGCAACGGAGTTTAAAGGATGCTTATACTCGTTATCAGGCTGGAGTAGCCGATAAAACAGATTATAAACAAGCTACAATTGCTTTAAATAATTCATTAGCATCACGCAAACAAACGCTGGAAGCAGTAAACAGTCGTACGGCTTACCTTAAACAAGTAATGGGTTTTACACCTTACCAACGTTTAACTTTAACTTATGATTCGACCAAATTTGAGAAAGAAGCTGTAATTGATACAAACCAGCGTTTGGAAGTGAATAATCGTATTGAATTTCGTTTGCTGCAAACACAGAAGTCATTACAAAATCTTAACGTTAGCTACTATAAATATGGTTTTTTGCCTTCATTGTCGGCATTTGGTACTTACAACCTTATTTATTTTAATGATCGTTTTACGAGTCTTTACAATAATGCCTATCCAACTTCATTGGCAGGCTTGAGTTTGAGTTTGCCAATTTTTCAAGG
This region includes:
- a CDS encoding DUF5686 and carboxypeptidase-like regulatory domain-containing protein: MHLKKYIPFLLTLIAGVFSISITLGQTTVVRGTVVDAANKQPLSYVTISFPGSTIGVSTNDAGKFVIRSEKPYNQVQASFVGYKAVTLPITPGKEQDINIRLVADSKQLKDVVVRSGKKPRYTNRDNPAVALIRKVIENKEKNRPESYNYVEYKEYDRMTFSFINVSPTLSDKKFFRKYKFLLDNRDTTTLPGKNLLPIYIDEKLSQYYYRKNPEKSRTIVLGQKGVNFGGMVDNEGITVYFKHLYQNVDIYANSAVLVTNEFLSPISDNAPNLYKFFITDTVVVNNTKLIELSFTPRNTNDILFEGEIYITLDGNYAVQKANLTINRKINLNWVKEMHINLDFEKNPDGRYHLSRSNTLADFGVRKSGKGGMFGQRTITYKNYLVNQAKPDTTYTGLEGIVSDDVKHRSEQFWEQNRLDTLNNVQAKVYTNVDSLHKMPSYRRTVDIATLLVAGYKSFGKFEIGPANTFYSFNPVEGFKLRLGGRTTPELSKRYYLETYGAYGFKDEKWKFFLAGTYSFNAKSIYRFPQNYIRASFQRDTQIPGLNLQFVQEDNFLLSFKRGTNDKYLYNDNYRIDYVREFENHFSYSLGFRKWTQTPAGSLYFINQVNGVNHQINNLTTTQAHVQLRYAPHEEFYQGKIYRTQFLNKYPIFTFDYTAGIKGLLGSEYNYHNLNLDIYKHAYLGRFGYADVYLDAGRIIGQVPYPLLTIPRANQTYAYDLLSYNLMNFLEFANDHYESINIDQHFNGYFFNRIPLFKRLKWRETASVKALWGGLRSENDPNIHPELYQFPKELDGTPITYSLGNKPYVEGSVGIENIFKVLRVDLVHRFNYLDHAHVAEWGIRTRVQFIF
- a CDS encoding inositol-3-phosphate synthase; translation: MENNVKPANGKLGILIPGLGAVATTLIAGVEAVNKGLSQPIGALTQMGNIRLGKRTENRYPKIKDFVPLANLNDVVFGGWDVYADNVYDAAMKAKVLEPGLLNSVKAELEAIVPMTAAFDKSYAKNLDGTNVKEGTRYEMAQALMQDIETFQEEKNCDRIVVLWCGSTEVYFEESDIHQSIEIFEQALQDDDKRISPSMLYAYAALKLGIPYVNGAPNLTIDIPALVELAKQTETPIAGKDFKTGQTLMKTILAPGLAARALGVKGWFSTNILGNRDGLVLDDPDNFKTKEVSKLSVLEDIFQPEENPELYGDLYHKVRINYYPPHGDNKESWDNIDIFGWLGYQMQIKVNFLCRDSILAAPVALDLALFVDLAKRAGMSGIQEWLSFYLKSPQTAPGLRPEHDIFKQLMKLQNTLRHMMGEDLITHLGLDYYQDLVELL
- the spt gene encoding serine palmitoyltransferase: MGKKLHDKIAQFTAADEARKNGVYPYFRPIESGQDTEVIIDGKRVLMFGSNSYLGLTSHPKIKEASKKAIDKYGTGCAGSRFLNGTLDIHVELENRLAAYVGKEAAVLFSTGFQVNLGVLSAITGRNDYLILDEYDHASIIDGSRLSFSRVIKFAHNDMNDLQRKLSLLPEEAVKLIAVDGIFSMEGDIAKLPEIVNLADQYGANIMVDDAHSFGVIGKKGAGTASHFGLTDDVDLIMGTFSKSLASLGGFIAADYATIDYLKHHARSLIFSASMPPATVASVIAALDIIEAEPERIDRLWDNTNYATKLMQEEGFNIGPSESPILPIYIRDNEKTFLVTKYLQEAGIFVNPVVSPAVPSDSTLIRFSLMATHTFSQIEEAVEKMAMVFKKVGVDAVKEKI
- a CDS encoding TolC family protein gives rise to the protein MKKKYFHYISIIVMFPLGLLAQTRRDTVSELLTLQQCVDFALRNQPAVKQALIDESINERDIRISLSAWLPQLSTADSYQRYFQRAATISSTGVGTTGSTTSTSGGTNTGNNGGTTNNNTGTGTGTGTNGTTGNTTNSQQQSVIAAARNVSSVALQATQVIYNNDVLLASRASKYSREYYRQNSYSAQINVVTDVSKAFFDVLLSQKQLNILNEDIARLQRSLKDAYTRYQAGVADKTDYKQATIALNNSLASRKQTLEAVNSRTAYLKQVMGFTPYQRLTLTYDSTKFEKEAVIDTNQRLEVNNRIEFRLLQTQKSLQNLNVSYYKYGFLPSLSAFGTYNLIYFNDRFTSLYNNAYPTSLAGLSLSLPIFQGTKRLQNLSKARLQVERADLDIVNARNQINTEYVQALANYKSNYSDYQLLKQNVALAKDVYNVISLQYREGIKAYLDVLNAQADLRTSELNYYNALFQLLSSKIDLQRALGTLPVR